One Candidatus Parvarchaeota archaeon genomic region harbors:
- a CDS encoding L-threonine 3-dehydrogenase has protein sequence MAKMQALQKPTSAPGAKLVDAEIPKIGPNEALVEIKATSICGTDIHIYKWDKWASGRIKTPLIFGHEFSGEVIEVGKNVSSVKMGDCVSGETHIYCGSCFQCTSGNAHVCENVKLRGIDVQGCFSQFHAAPANTLWVNDKSIPHELASAQEPLGNAVHTVFDGEVAGQIVLVYGCGPIGVCAAALCRQAGAAMTIAVDRLERKLKMAKSFGADVVLDNSKVDVVKEIKDITNGHGVDVFLEMSGAPVAFKHGFSLLRPEGRASLLGIPSEPVSFNMAEDIVFRSARIHGINGRRIWETWHKSAAFLKTGKIDLAKLVTHKFGMTQYEKAFEVMASGESGKVVMFPGK, from the coding sequence ATGGCAAAAATGCAGGCACTTCAAAAACCCACAAGTGCGCCTGGAGCAAAGCTTGTTGATGCAGAAATTCCAAAAATAGGCCCAAACGAGGCGCTTGTTGAGATAAAGGCGACTTCCATTTGCGGAACAGACATACATATTTACAAATGGGACAAGTGGGCATCAGGCAGGATAAAGACTCCGCTGATATTCGGCCATGAGTTTTCAGGCGAGGTCATTGAGGTTGGGAAAAACGTCTCAAGTGTGAAGATGGGCGACTGCGTGTCAGGCGAGACCCATATCTATTGCGGCTCGTGCTTTCAGTGCACAAGTGGAAACGCGCACGTATGCGAGAATGTGAAGCTTAGGGGGATAGATGTGCAGGGGTGCTTTTCACAATTTCATGCAGCGCCTGCAAACACACTTTGGGTGAATGACAAATCAATACCCCATGAGCTTGCATCTGCCCAAGAGCCGCTTGGAAATGCGGTGCACACAGTGTTTGACGGAGAGGTTGCAGGGCAGATTGTGCTTGTCTATGGCTGCGGGCCTATAGGCGTTTGCGCTGCAGCACTTTGCAGGCAGGCGGGGGCGGCTATGACCATTGCGGTTGACAGGCTTGAGCGCAAGCTGAAAATGGCGAAAAGCTTTGGCGCAGATGTTGTGCTTGACAACAGTAAAGTTGATGTTGTCAAGGAAATAAAAGACATCACAAACGGACATGGGGTTGATGTCTTTCTTGAGATGTCTGGTGCGCCTGTTGCCTTCAAGCACGGCTTTTCGCTTTTGCGCCCCGAGGGAAGGGCAAGCCTTCTTGGAATACCTTCCGAGCCAGTTTCATTTAACATGGCAGAAGACATAGTTTTCCGCTCTGCAAGGATCCATGGCATAAACGGCAGGCGTATTTGGGAAACGTGGCACAAATCTGCAGCATTTTTGAAAACCGGCAAGATTGACCTTGCAAAGCTTGTGACGCACAAGTTTGGCATGACCCAATATGAAAAGGCGTTTGAAGTTATGGCAAGCGGCGAGTCTGGCAAAGTCGTCATGTTCCCAGGAAAATAA
- a CDS encoding threonylcarbamoyl-AMP synthase has protein sequence MKTKIIFVSRRAKAVSKKQNIRAPGSIQTSAFGLKEAAQIIKSGGLVAFPTETVYGLGANALDATAVRKIFAAKGRPSDNPLIVHIWSKRQIPAVAKELNGNAKKLIKTFFPGPLSLVLKKSGKIPMAVTAGLQSVCVRMPSPVLTRQFLKDCGVPIAAPSANLSGRPSPTSWEHVHHDLGGRIDAIIAGHTCAHGLESTVIDCTKQIPVLLRPGALSLEKIEEAVGKVAVPLKFRKALSPGMKYRHYSPKAKVVLVPNIKGMQKLADYQANQIIATSKIKPRFSARIAYIGLDAVAGIGVIACKPRNMKDYAKKVFSFFRKCDTEGIRTIYAQKVSLDGVGRALSDRLSKAAAKTRFNPRH, from the coding sequence ATGAAAACAAAAATCATCTTTGTGTCAAGGCGAGCAAAAGCCGTCTCCAAAAAGCAAAATATACGCGCTCCAGGTTCCATTCAAACCTCTGCCTTTGGGCTTAAGGAGGCGGCTCAAATCATCAAGTCTGGAGGGCTTGTTGCCTTTCCAACAGAAACTGTTTATGGCCTTGGTGCAAACGCACTTGATGCAACTGCCGTGCGAAAAATATTTGCGGCAAAGGGGAGGCCTTCAGACAATCCTTTAATAGTCCACATATGGTCAAAGCGCCAAATACCTGCCGTTGCCAAAGAACTAAATGGCAATGCAAAAAAACTAATCAAAACTTTTTTTCCAGGGCCGCTATCACTTGTTCTAAAAAAATCAGGCAAGATACCAATGGCAGTCACGGCAGGGCTCCAAAGTGTCTGCGTGAGGATGCCCTCTCCAGTTCTCACAAGACAGTTCCTAAAAGATTGCGGTGTTCCAATTGCAGCACCCTCTGCAAATTTGTCTGGCAGGCCAAGCCCGACTAGCTGGGAACATGTGCACCACGATTTGGGCGGCAGAATTGATGCGATAATCGCAGGCCACACATGCGCCCACGGCCTTGAATCCACAGTCATTGACTGCACAAAACAAATCCCGGTATTATTAAGGCCAGGGGCGCTTTCATTGGAGAAAATTGAAGAGGCGGTGGGCAAAGTCGCAGTGCCGCTCAAATTCAGAAAAGCCCTAAGCCCCGGCATGAAATACAGGCATTACTCTCCAAAGGCGAAAGTGGTCTTAGTCCCTAATATCAAGGGCATGCAAAAACTTGCCGATTACCAAGCTAACCAAATTATCGCGACAAGCAAAATAAAACCGCGTTTTTCTGCGAGAATCGCCTATATCGGTCTTGATGCAGTGGCAGGAATTGGGGTTATTGCATGCAAGCCAAGAAACATGAAAGATTACGCAAAAAAAGTATTTTCGTTTTTCAGAAAATGCGACACTGAGGGCATCAGGACGATTTATGCTCAGAAAGTCAGCCTGGATGGGGTCGGTCGCGCGCTTTCTGACAGGCTTTCAAAGGCGGCTGCAAAAACAAGGTTCAATCCGAGGCATTAG